The proteins below are encoded in one region of Parachlamydia acanthamoebae:
- a CDS encoding transposase, translated as EILRKGAQKLLQQAIEFEVQEYLELYKQSKESTHQSPAVRNGYLPEKNIQTGLGPIAIRQPRIRHRDNGKFTSAILPPYLRRT; from the coding sequence GAAATTCTTCGTAAAGGGGCTCAAAAATTGTTACAGCAAGCTATTGAATTTGAAGTACAAGAATATCTGGAACTTTACAAACAATCGAAAGAATCTACCCATCAATCTCCTGCAGTAAGAAATGGTTACTTACCAGAAAAAAACATTCAAACCGGTCTTGGCCCAATTGCAATTCGCCAGCCTAGAATAAGACATAGAGACAATGGCAAGTTCACAAGTGCGATTTTGCCACCTTATTTGAGAAGGACA